The bacterium genome contains a region encoding:
- a CDS encoding tetratricopeptide repeat protein has translation MKTNIGNHMGTKRFTQKIFWVAGKTALKDYSPLDIILRQGEILVLTGQWDKAESLYLRGLDDSQRMNSVRGQAECFFQLGDVQRLKGNHRESLENLKNAAELFQRNNDPASRAMVIGSMGGVYGEQGDYQKAMECLLERKSWAESTNNKMELETSWGNLGVMYAEQKMMDQALECYKKQKALAEELGDLLAVSFATGNTGNVHLFRGDYDKAIDCFQKQSEMAARIGDKRSQCVVNCNLGLLHKRLGRLEQSLECLEKCVKSSAEIGFTRAHSIATGNMGTVYQYLGDWEQARAYFEKYKAFTEEMNDQPGLATVLANTSDLEETLGNTGKALEHLHSAVDIARKNNLHDLLNILLNNLGKRLLERGSYKEASEAIAEAMLTARNQNNSDQLAMAGMLSLILRMEQGDAGAMQELEEFAESETSESLKLEAWAGLFKYCGKNEYLHKAEIIADRLYHQTRDIDLKIRVEKLKEQRTNG, from the coding sequence ATGAAGACTAACATCGGAAATCATATGGGAACCAAAAGGTTCACTCAAAAAATATTTTGGGTAGCCGGTAAAACTGCTCTTAAAGACTACAGCCCGCTGGACATTATTCTCCGCCAGGGTGAGATACTAGTGCTGACCGGGCAATGGGACAAGGCGGAGTCGCTGTATCTCCGGGGACTGGATGATTCCCAAAGGATGAATTCCGTTAGGGGCCAGGCCGAATGCTTTTTCCAACTGGGCGACGTTCAAAGATTAAAAGGAAATCACCGGGAATCTTTGGAGAATTTAAAAAATGCGGCCGAACTGTTCCAGCGCAATAACGATCCGGCCAGCCGGGCCATGGTCATCGGTTCCATGGGCGGGGTCTATGGAGAGCAGGGAGATTATCAGAAAGCCATGGAATGCCTGCTGGAAAGAAAATCCTGGGCTGAATCCACCAACAATAAGATGGAGTTGGAGACAAGCTGGGGCAACTTGGGGGTGATGTATGCCGAACAAAAGATGATGGACCAGGCCCTGGAATGCTATAAAAAGCAAAAGGCTTTGGCAGAGGAACTGGGTGATCTGCTGGCGGTCTCCTTTGCCACCGGCAATACCGGCAATGTCCATCTTTTCCGGGGCGATTACGACAAGGCCATAGACTGCTTCCAAAAACAAAGTGAAATGGCGGCCCGGATCGGCGACAAAAGGTCGCAATGCGTGGTAAATTGCAATCTGGGCCTGCTGCACAAGCGGCTGGGCCGCCTGGAGCAGTCGCTGGAGTGCCTTGAAAAATGCGTCAAGTCTTCGGCCGAGATAGGATTTACCAGAGCCCATTCCATAGCCACCGGGAACATGGGAACTGTATACCAGTATCTGGGAGACTGGGAACAGGCCCGGGCATATTTTGAAAAGTATAAAGCATTTACGGAAGAAATGAATGACCAGCCGGGGCTGGCCACGGTGCTGGCCAATACCAGCGATTTGGAGGAAACCCTGGGAAATACCGGTAAAGCCCTGGAGCACCTTCATTCCGCGGTGGATATTGCCCGGAAAAATAATCTTCATGACCTGCTGAACATCCTGCTCAACAACTTGGGCAAACGACTGCTGGAGAGGGGCTCATATAAGGAAGCCTCAGAGGCGATAGCAGAGGCAATGCTGACCGCCAGGAACCAAAACAATTCCGATCAACTGGCAATGGCCGGGATGCTGTCCCTGATCTTACGGATGGAACAGGGTGATGCAGGGGCCATGCAGGAATTGGAGGAATTTGCCGAAAGCGAAACCTCGGAATCACTCAAGCTGGAAGCCTGGGCCGGATTATTCAAATATTGCGGCAAAAACGAATACCTGCACAAAGCGGAGATCATCGCCGATAGATTGTACCATCAAACCAGGGACATCGATCTTAAGATCAGGGTGGAAAAGTTAAAGGAGCAAAGAACAAATGGATAA